From the genome of Winogradskyella forsetii, one region includes:
- a CDS encoding lipocalin-like domain-containing protein, translated as MKKLVLLLSVFALVFISCSSDDDSSSQDPLIGTWKYHNYIVNGVEDTPTDCEMQETFVFSSDGTFDYAYYEEDFEDNCVLEESISGTWTNDGNEIYTQIIEGESYSQELSFEGNTFYYEDVYTFEGVTYTEREVYIKQ; from the coding sequence ATGAAAAAATTAGTTTTACTTTTAAGTGTGTTTGCCTTGGTTTTTATTTCATGTAGTAGTGATGATGATAGTAGTTCTCAAGATCCATTGATTGGGACATGGAAATACCATAATTATATAGTAAATGGTGTTGAGGATACACCAACAGATTGTGAAATGCAAGAAACATTTGTTTTTAGTTCTGACGGAACGTTTGATTATGCCTATTATGAAGAAGATTTTGAAGATAATTGTGTTCTAGAAGAGTCAATTTCTGGAACATGGACAAACGACGGAAATGAAATATATACCCAAATTATTGAAGGTGAATCCTATTCTCAAGAATTAAGTTTTGAAGGCAATACGTTTTATTATGAAGATGTGTATACGTTTGAAGGTGTAACTTATACTGAAAGAGAAGTTTATATTAAGCAATAA
- a CDS encoding CvpA family protein yields the protein MSIIDIILAALLLFGFIRGLFKGLFVEVASLVALVLGVYGAIHFSYFASGFLESKVDWNEKTINIVAFAITFVVIVLVIGLAGKALTKLADFAALGIINKLAGGVFGALKIGLILSVLLIVFHKMNNTLPFMEKEDLEESMLYEPVKSLAPMIFPNLIKSEDEPLIREKEA from the coding sequence ATGAGTATTATTGATATTATTTTAGCAGCCTTATTGTTATTCGGCTTTATTAGAGGCTTATTTAAAGGCCTGTTTGTGGAAGTTGCGTCTTTGGTAGCTTTGGTTCTAGGTGTTTATGGTGCTATTCATTTTAGTTATTTTGCCTCTGGGTTTTTGGAATCTAAAGTGGATTGGAACGAAAAAACCATCAACATTGTCGCTTTTGCCATCACTTTTGTAGTCATAGTTTTAGTGATTGGATTGGCTGGAAAAGCACTGACTAAACTTGCGGATTTTGCAGCATTAGGAATAATCAATAAACTTGCAGGTGGTGTTTTTGGTGCACTTAAAATCGGACTGATCTTAAGTGTTTTATTAATCGTTTTTCATAAAATGAACAATACTTTGCCTTTTATGGAAAAAGAAGATTTGGAAGAAAGCATGCTTTATGAGCCGGTAAAATCTTTAGCACCTATGATTTTTCCGAATTTGATTAAGAGTGAGGATGAACCTTTGATTAGGGAGAAGGAGGCATAA